The DNA region GCTCGACGCAGTCTCGGAACTGCTCGCTGGTCACCTCGATGGCCAGCCACTTCCCGTCCGGCGACCAGTCACCGCCCGCATCCCATGGCCCGGCCGTACCGACCTGGAGCCCCACGGTGCTGCTAACCATGACGTGTGGCGCAGCGCCGACCACGGCCACCACGAGCTCGTTGTGCTCTCCGAGCCGAACGTAGGCCAGCGTACTTCCGTCAGGCGCAAGCGTCGGGCGGTAGGCGTAGACGCCGGCCGGCGTGCGCCGACCTGCTTCGCGGCCTCCTGCCGCCCAGACGTACGCTTCGCCCTGCTCGCAGGTCGAGATCGGGAAGAGCAGGTTGTCGCCCACGATCTGGAGCAGACGTGGCGGCTGCGGGAACATGCGCGGCACGTTGCGGACGATCGCGCTCGGCGCGCCGCTCTCCGGTGACAGCCGCACGATCGACAACGGCGGAATCGACTCGGACTGCGGCTCGCTGACCACCGCCACGATGTCGCCGTTGCCCAGCCATTGCGGCGCGTCGGCGGCGCCGTGGAACACCTGACGGAGTGTGCGAGTTGCCGGGTGCCAGCTCCAGACGCCCCAGTTGCCCACGTCGCCGCAGCCCTCGTGCAGTCCTGGCCCGCCGAATGCCAGGAATGCGCCGTCCGGCGACCAGGCCAGACCGCGTTGGCAACTGGCGTCTTTCGCGTCGGTGACGGTCTCGCGGACCTCGCCGCTCACGGCGTCGAACGTCACAATCGAGCCGCCGGCCTCGTCCAGCGTGATCGCCGTGATGCCGGTGCTGTCCGGCGTCCAGGCCAGTTCGCCGATGCTGCCGCGCACCAGTTGACGTACCGTCGCCGACGCTCGGTCCGCCACCAGCAGCGAGGGACCGGGGTCCGGACCGTTGCGGGCGAAGGTCAACGCGACGCGCGTGCCATCCGGCGACCAGCGCAGCAGATTGATCTCGCCCGGCTCGGACAGCGTGACCTCGCGGATGGTGTTGTCTGGCAGGCTCACCAGCCTCAGGCGTGGCATCGGCGAGTCGTTGTCCACGTCTGCGACGGCAGCCACCTGGCTGTCGGGCGACCACACCACCAGCGCGCTGTGCCCGATCAGGACGGTGCGGCCGGTCCCCACCTCCACGAGATAGGTGCCGGGCTCGTCGAGGCTCGCCGTGTCGGCGGCGCGGGCCGTCCCCAGCCCCACGCCGACCACGAGCAGGCAGGCCGTCAGCAGCGACAGCAGCCATCGTCGTATCCGCATCAGACTGGCGTCAGCCAACGAGCACCGCGTTCGTCTGTTTCAGGCGCGGCAGCAGCGCCCGGACCTCGCCGATGACCATCGCCTGCCGGTGAGCGGCTGGCGCACCCGCTGGCGGCGCGTCCGCATCGAGCATGACGCCCTCCGCGCCGGTGGCCGCCGCCGCGAGGGCAAGGTCCGCCACGATCTCGGCGTGTCCTGCCGCGAGGCTCGGATTCGCGAACACCGGCAGATGGCTCAGCCGGCGCGCCACCGCGACGGCGTTCAGATCCAGCATCGCGTTGACGGTCGTCTCAAAGGTCCGCACGCCCTGCTCGACCAGCGCCACCTTGCGATTGCCGGCCTGGAGCACCCGCTCGGCCGCCAGCAGCCACTCTTCGATGGTCGAGGCCGGCCCCCGCGCGATCAGCACCGGACGGTCGCCCTGGCCGGCGGCACGGATCAACGGCACATCCTGCATCTGGGCCGACGGGACATGCAGCGCCTGTGCATTCCGGCTCAGACGGTCGATCTCGGCGGTCTCCCAGACGTCCACGACGGTCGGGATGCCGACCCCGGACGAGATCTCGGCCAGTGCGCCGATCAGATCGTGGCGCAGTTCGCCGCTCGATCCGCGCCCAACCCAGAAGACATCCGCCCCGGCCGCCTTCGCCTCGCGCGCCAATGCGATCAGGCTGCCGGCCGGCATCGGGTGGGCCGTGCCCACGACCGTCACCAGGCCTCTACCCACCAGTACATCGCCGATTTGAAACGTCGTGCCGCCCGGCAGGACGGCGCGGCTCGCCAGCTTGAACGGGCGTGTGGTGGCCTCGACCCGCTCGACGCCGGGCACTGCCAGGACGGCGTCCTGCAGCGCTCCCGTGTCGGCCTCGCCCTGGACGGCGATGACATCGCGCTCGGCGCCGTGGAAGACGTGCGCGCCGAATCCGGCGGCCTCGATTCGCTGCACGACCGTATCGGTGGGGCCAGCGCCGGCCTGCTGCTGCATGATGACGATCATGGTCCCCCCTGAGAACACCGCGAGCTAGATTGTAGACCCGCCGGGCGCACCCGGGGTCAGCAGCGAGACCAGCGCGTGGAGGTCGTCCGGCCGCGTGCTGGGCGCCCAACCGGTCGGGGCAACGTGGCTGAGCGAGACGTAGCCAGCCATCACGGCGCCAGAGTCCGTCTCCGGATCGTCGGGATACGGCACCTCGCGGACGATGGACGCGGTGATGCGCCACGCCTCGTCGCCCTCCGCTACGGCGTCGAGGCGGGCCCGGTCCAGGTTGCCCCAGGTTACGGGCTTGACGATGCGCGCCCCGCGCAGCTCGGCGAACGGCCGGTTCGGTACGTTCACGTTGATGAGGATCGGGCCGCCGTCGCGCTCGTGCAGCCAGCGCCCGACCCGCTCAGACACGTCGGCGATGACCTCCCAGCGCTGCGGCTCACCGCGCGGCAGACCGCGATCTGCCGAGATGGCGAAGGCGGTCAGCCCGCGCTGATACCCCGTGACCGCCGCCCCCAGCGTGCCCGAGTGGACGAGATCGGCGCCGACGTTGATGCCGTAGTTCGCTCCGGACGCCACCAGGTCGAACGGCTCGAAGAGGCCCGTCATCAAGCCGGCCAGGATGGCCCCACCGGGCGCGGCCTCCAGCGAGTACGCTTCGACGTTCGAGCCGAGGTCCGCCGGAACATCGTGGAAGCGGGCCAGCCGCGCGCCGTAGGATAGGCGAATCGAGGCGCTGCCGCCGGACCAGTCGTCGACTGTCCCGATGACGGTCAGGTGGCCGAGGCGCGCAAGGCCGCGCGCCGCCGCCCAGAGTCCATCCGATGTGATGCCGTCGTCGTTCGTCAAGAGTATCCGCACGGTGTCGTGGTGCCTCCCGCGAGCGCTTCAGATGCGAGCGTACACCCCGCAGGCTGCTGCGCTCGACCGCGCATGCCTGCACGCGATGGACGGCAGGCGGCGGTCTTCAGTGTACAGAACGAAGGAACGATTCGACGGAAGCGTACGGTCCGTTCAGGCTACACTGCGACTGCACGATCGCGGTCACTGTGGGCAGGAGAAGGCGACATGGCGGACGGGGTGGCGGCGGAACGGCCAGATGAGACGCATGATACGGCACAGGTGGCGGCGCTGATGGCGAGAGCCGGCGTGCGGCTGCCGGCCGCGCAGATTGCGGAGCTGGTCTCAGCGTATCGGGCGGACCGTGCGAGCTTCGAGCGACTCCGGCAGGCGTTGACGCCCGAGGATGAGCCGCTGCACACCTTCGACGCGCGGGATCGGGGACAGACGCCGCGGATGACGCCGTGAGCGTTCGGCAGCCGGCGCTCACCGAGCTGACCATCGCGGAGCTGGCGGCCGGGTTCGCCGCGCGCGAACTCTCGCCCGTCGAGGTGACGGACGCCTATCTGACCCGTATCGAGGAGCACAACGCCGCGCTCCATGCGTACGTCCTGGTGACGGCTGAACGCGCCCGCGCCGACGCTCTGGCAGCCGAGGCAGCGTTCGGACGGGGGGAGGTCCATGGCCCGCTTCAGGGTGTCCCGATTGCCCTGAAAGATCTCTACGAGACGGCCGGCATCCCCACAACCGGCAACTCACGGGCGTACCTCGACTACGTACCGCGGGCCGATGGCGCGGTCGTCGGCAAGCTGGCTGAGGCCGGGGCAATCTTCCTCGGCAAGCTGGTGATGCACGAGCTTGCCACCGGCGCGCCCGACCTTGACGGGCCGTTTCCACCGGCGCGAAATCCGTGGGATCTCGACCGGATGCCGAGTGGCTCCAGCAGCGGCTCGGCGTCAGCCCTGGCGGCGCGCCTCTGCGCCGGGTCGCTCGGGTCGGACACGGGCGGCTCGATCCGTGGACCGGCGTCGTGGTGCAATATCGTGGGCCTCAAGCCGACCTACGGGCTGTGCAGCCGTCGCGGCGTCATGCCGCTCTCGTGGTCGCTCGACCACGTCGGGCCGATGGCCCGGACCGTCGAGGACGCCGCCATGCTGCTGCAAGCCATCGCCGGCTTCGATCCGCAAGACGACGGCAGCGTTGACGTCGCCGTGCCCGACTACCGCGCGGGCCTGGCTGACCTGCCGCGTGGCCTGCGCGTCGGCGTGCCGTGGAGCTATCTCGAAAGCCGAGCTGACCTCGGCGTCGAGGTGCTGCCGACCTTCCGAACCGCCATCACCGCGCTCGAAGGGCTGGGGATGACCGTCGTCCCCATCGAGCTGCCGCTCGTCGACCTGGTCGAGGCGATCGGCAACGGCATCCTGGTGTCCGAGGCGTATACGATCCACGAGCGGGGGCTGCGCGAGAACCCGGACCGCTACGGCTGGCCGTTCGCGAGCCGCGTCCTGCGCGGTGCGACAATGTCCGCCGCCGACTACCTCCACGCGACGCGCGGGCGCGGGCGTTTCTGCCGTGCGATGGCCGAGGTGATGCGCGGCGTGGACCTGATCGCGACGCCGACCTCGCCGGCGCCGGCCGAGCTGTTCGACGATCCGACGGGGGTTTACTACAGCCGGCCGTCGTTCACGCGCCTGTTCAACGTCACGGGGCAGCCTTCGATCTCCGTGCCGAGCGGATTCACCGCCCACGGTCTGCCGCTCGGGTTGATGCTCTCGGGACGGCCCTTCGCGGATCGAGTGGTGCTGCAAGCGGCCCACGCCTACGAACAGATCGACCGTCTGTACCTGCGAATGCCGCCTGGCTTCTGAGGACCGGCAGCGTCCTGGCATCTACAAAGAATATTGCACTTCTTTGACAAACCATGGACGCCATGATACCCTGGTCGTAGGCGCGGCCCGGATCTCGGACTACCAGGTATCGGTTGGCGCGGAACCCTGGCCACTCTGGACGCTTGGCAGGTGTCGGGTCTCCCTCCTGATCCGTTGTGCCGCAAGCGTACCCACCTGACCTGCGCGAGTCCTTCTCCCCAGGATGCTCGCGCCTGAGTGGTCGGGTGGCAGTCGGTGGAGGACTCCCCCCGTCCTCCGCCGACCCAACCTCACGCTACGGCTTCGCGGGCGGCCGGCCCAGATCCTCGACGAACGTCCGCTTGGCCTCAACCAGTGCCTTCTGGTCGCCCAGGAGGTCGATGGCGGTCATGGCCAGGGCCTTCGCCGCTGCCAGCATCGCCTGCCGGCCGCGCTCCGTCCCGGCGGCCTGCTCGAACTGGGTCGAGTGGCCGGGAACATCCCAATCCTCGGTGATGGCGATGCGAGCCTCGACGCCCGGCACCTTCCGCGTGACGTTGCCGAAGTCGGTGGACCCCCGCGAGGTGCGCTTACGGGTCGTGGCGACCTCCACGCCCACCGCTTCGAGGTTGCTTTTCATCAGCCGCATCAGCGTCCGATTTGGCACCGTGTTCTCGTAGGGCGGCATGTACTCCGTCCACTCCAGGCGGCAGCCCGTAGCCCTGGCCGCGCCCTCGGCGCACGCCACGACCTTCTGCACCACTTCCTCAAGGTAGTCAGCATCGTCGGAGCGCGTGCGGTAGCGGATCGCGGCGTAGTCGGGGATGATGTTCGCCGCCGCGCCGCCCGACAGGATGATGCCGTGGATCCGCACGTCGGACTTGAGCTGCTGCCGAAGCATGCTGACGGCGTTGTACATCGCCACGACGCCGTCGAGGGCGTTGATGCCCTCCTCAGGCGCGCCGGCCGCGTGCGCCGCCTTGCCGTGGAAGTAGAACTCGAAGCCGCGCGCCGCCAGCGACCGTTCGTCAGTCATCGTCGTCTCGCTGGCGGGGTGGAACATGATCGAGGCGTCCACATCGTCGAAGGTGCCGGCCTGCACCATGTGAACCTTGCCGCCGGCGTTCGGAGCGGCGCTCTCTTCGGCCGGCGTCCCGAGCACCCAGACGGAGCCCGGCAGATCGGCCAGCACGTCGGTCAGCGCCAGCCCGGCGCCCAGCGCCGACGTGGCGATCAGGTTGTGGCCGCAGCCGTGTCCGAGACTCGGCAGCGCGTCATACTCGGCCAGCACGGCGATAGTCGGCCCCGGCGTGCTGCCGGCCAGGACGGCCTTGAACGCCGTCGCCATGCCGGCCGTGCCCATCTCGACCTCAGCGCCGTTGGTGGCGAGGATCTCGGCCAGTCGCTTTGAGGACTCGAACTCCTGGTGACCCAGCTCCGGGTGGGCGTGGATCCAGTCCGCGGTTTCGATCAACTCGCCGGCCCAGCGGTCGACGGCATCGCAGGCGCGCTGCTTGAGGGCAGCGATCTCGGCAGTGGTTGCCATGGTGCAACTCTCGGAGGGCGCCCGTGACGGGACGGGCGCAGGATGCCTCCGAGTATAGACCCGCCGGAGTGATGGCCCTCACCCTGGGATGAGAGCCGTCGCCATGCTACACGCCGACTGGAG from Chloroflexota bacterium includes:
- a CDS encoding N-acetylneuraminate synthase family protein codes for the protein MIVIMQQQAGAGPTDTVVQRIEAAGFGAHVFHGAERDVIAVQGEADTGALQDAVLAVPGVERVEATTRPFKLASRAVLPGGTTFQIGDVLVGRGLVTVVGTAHPMPAGSLIALAREAKAAGADVFWVGRGSSGELRHDLIGALAEISSGVGIPTVVDVWETAEIDRLSRNAQALHVPSAQMQDVPLIRAAGQGDRPVLIARGPASTIEEWLLAAERVLQAGNRKVALVEQGVRTFETTVNAMLDLNAVAVARRLSHLPVFANPSLAAGHAEIVADLALAAAATGAEGVMLDADAPPAGAPAAHRQAMVIGEVRALLPRLKQTNAVLVG
- a CDS encoding amidase, producing MSVRQPALTELTIAELAAGFAARELSPVEVTDAYLTRIEEHNAALHAYVLVTAERARADALAAEAAFGRGEVHGPLQGVPIALKDLYETAGIPTTGNSRAYLDYVPRADGAVVGKLAEAGAIFLGKLVMHELATGAPDLDGPFPPARNPWDLDRMPSGSSSGSASALAARLCAGSLGSDTGGSIRGPASWCNIVGLKPTYGLCSRRGVMPLSWSLDHVGPMARTVEDAAMLLQAIAGFDPQDDGSVDVAVPDYRAGLADLPRGLRVGVPWSYLESRADLGVEVLPTFRTAITALEGLGMTVVPIELPLVDLVEAIGNGILVSEAYTIHERGLRENPDRYGWPFASRVLRGATMSAADYLHATRGRGRFCRAMAEVMRGVDLIATPTSPAPAELFDDPTGVYYSRPSFTRLFNVTGQPSISVPSGFTAHGLPLGLMLSGRPFADRVVLQAAHAYEQIDRLYLRMPPGF
- a CDS encoding PD40 domain-containing protein is translated as MRIRRWLLSLLTACLLVVGVGLGTARAADTASLDEPGTYLVEVGTGRTVLIGHSALVVWSPDSQVAAVADVDNDSPMPRLRLVSLPDNTIREVTLSEPGEINLLRWSPDGTRVALTFARNGPDPGPSLLVADRASATVRQLVRGSIGELAWTPDSTGITAITLDEAGGSIVTFDAVSGEVRETVTDAKDASCQRGLAWSPDGAFLAFGGPGLHEGCGDVGNWGVWSWHPATRTLRQVFHGAADAPQWLGNGDIVAVVSEPQSESIPPLSIVRLSPESGAPSAIVRNVPRMFPQPPRLLQIVGDNLLFPISTCEQGEAYVWAAGGREAGRRTPAGVYAYRPTLAPDGSTLAYVRLGEHNELVVAVVGAAPHVMVSSTVGLQVGTAGPWDAGGDWSPDGKWLAIEVTSEQFRDCVEQAAVERAAAEQELEQPDGTATPTP
- a CDS encoding M20 family metallopeptidase is translated as MATTAEIAALKQRACDAVDRWAGELIETADWIHAHPELGHQEFESSKRLAEILATNGAEVEMGTAGMATAFKAVLAGSTPGPTIAVLAEYDALPSLGHGCGHNLIATSALGAGLALTDVLADLPGSVWVLGTPAEESAAPNAGGKVHMVQAGTFDDVDASIMFHPASETTMTDERSLAARGFEFYFHGKAAHAAGAPEEGINALDGVVAMYNAVSMLRQQLKSDVRIHGIILSGGAAANIIPDYAAIRYRTRSDDADYLEEVVQKVVACAEGAARATGCRLEWTEYMPPYENTVPNRTLMRLMKSNLEAVGVEVATTRKRTSRGSTDFGNVTRKVPGVEARIAITEDWDVPGHSTQFEQAAGTERGRQAMLAAAKALAMTAIDLLGDQKALVEAKRTFVEDLGRPPAKP